Proteins encoded within one genomic window of Xiphophorus maculatus strain JP 163 A chromosome 11, X_maculatus-5.0-male, whole genome shotgun sequence:
- the LOC102223754 gene encoding rho-related GTP-binding protein RhoG-like yields the protein MQTVKCVVVGDGAVGKTCLLISYTTGAFPKEYIPTVFDNYSSQVTVDGRVISLNLWDTAGQEEYDRLRTLSYPQTNVFVICFSISSPASYENVKHKWHPEVSHHCPNVPILLVGTKSDLRNDADIQRKLKEQNQAPITHQQGLNLAKQVQAVRYMECSALNQDGIKEVFAEAVRSYLNPQPTVSKRPCVLL from the exons ATGCAGACCGTGAAGTGTGTCGTCGTTGGCGACGGCGCCGTGGGCAAGACCTGCCTGCTCATCTCCTACACCACCGGAGCGTTCCCCAAAGAGTACATCCCCACCGTGTTTGACAACTACAGCAGCCAG GTGACAGTGGACGGACGGGTCATCAGTCTGAACCTGTGGGACACGGCGGGCCAGGAGGAGTACGACCGGCTGAGGACGCTGTCCTACCCGCAGACCAACGTCTTCGTCATCTGCTTCTCCATCTCAAGCCCCGCCTCCTACGAGAACGTCAAACACAAGTGGCacccagag GTTTCCCACCACTGTCCCAATGTTCCCATCCTGCTGGTCGGCACAAAGAGCGACCTCCGGAACGACGCAGATATCCAGAGGAAGCTGAAGGAGCAGAACCAGGCGCCCATCACCCACCAGCAGGGCCTGAACCTGGCCAAGCAGGTCCAGGCGGTGCGCTACATGGAATGCTCGGCGCTGAACCAGGACGGCATCAAGGAGGTGTTCGCCGAGGCGGTGAGGTCCTACCTGAACCCGCAGCCCACCGTCAGCAAGAGGCCCTGCGTCCTGCTCTGA
- the LOC111610118 gene encoding uncharacterized protein LOC111610118: MGGDATISVRGSLVCVTSALRREPADPLRRPREAESSPEPVELKFLQVGSREKRTDFCSRSSAQCWVGTMQTERNRRGFKQHFIERQHLKLKDLETEALDAGVENKYLNKRNIPEYPKPEFHVSFLKHETTGSGLCGIERDGGFRNPYGESLIWWSLAVGPDQMKDAETRLLEKTFPDRMEGEDPEQQSFLWRFATSPAFKETSRLGWYRFTFPLQEVLTAYRDQFCSGARPIMRTYRTVLYSKEVMHVVLIHSPANEREFSQYPPLSDAPDAVCVYRDGRFLWRPEAMCETHWYKLIYRQGTNQLEAWSASPPQFYVWDHVAVALHVGQNQVLRFTADQLRARLGFCQLDAVNYSATSENPENFEDAKAAVRRLWPGWSGPLQVERSLKQSLTVSDIKLVLVGGAGVGKSSSGNTILGRNVFGTRRAAASPPSGRSSCCLQRGNVFSREVTVIDTPALPETSDPEMRTEIFRCINRSPPAPHAILLVVRLGFLTTHVEETVKQLEKMFGENVWRRTMILFTYQNQAEPDIQRHLEQYRADMFNGVETHQVLNNKPDHTDPQQVWDLLHKVTQLLSDLK; the protein is encoded by the exons ATGGGTGGAGATGCCACTATCAGTGTACGTGGAAGTTTGGTATGTGTGACGTCAGCTTTACGTAGAGAACCAGCTGATCCTCTGAGGCGCCCGCGGGAAGCAGAAAGTTCTCCAGAACCCGTGGAGCTGAAGTTCCTGCAG GTCGGATCCAGAGAGAAGAGAACCGACTTCTGCTCAAGAAGTTCTGCTCAGTGTTGGGTTGGAACCATGCAGACAGAAAGGAACAGGAGAGGATTTAAGCAGCATTTTATTGAACGGCAGCACTTGAAGCTCAAAGATCTAGAAACAGAAGCTCTAGATGCAGGTGTGGAAAACAAATATCTGAACAAAAGAAACATCCCAGAATATCCTAAACCAGAGTTCCACGTGAGTTttctaaaacatgaaactaCAGGATCAGGGCTATGTGGGATCGAGAGGGATGGGGGCTTCAGGAATCCATATGGAGAATCCCTGATATGGTGGAGTCTGGCTGTGGGACCAGACCAGATGAAGGACGCAGAGACGAGGCTCCTGGAGAAGACGTTCCCAGACCGGATGGAGGGCGAAGATCCTGAGCAGCAGAGCTTCCTGTGGAGGTTTGCCACGTCTCCAGCCTTCAAGGAGACGTCCCGGCTGGGCTGGTACCGCTTCACCTTCCCCCTGCAGGAGGTGCTGACGGCCTACAGAGACCAG ttCTGCTCTGGCGCCCGACCAATCATGCGGACGTACAGAACCGTGCTGTACTCAAAGGAAGTGATGCACGTGGTTCTGATCCACAGTCCAGCCAATGAGAGGGAGTTCTCCCAGTATCCCCCCCTGAGCGACGCCCCGGACGCCGTGTGTGTTTACAGAGACGGACGTTTCCTGTGGAGACCAGAGGCCATGTGTGAAACTCACTG GTACAAGCTGATCTACCGGCAGGGAACCAATCAGCTGGAAGCCTGGAGCGCCTCCCCACCTCAGTTCTATGTTTGGGATCACGTCGCTGTCGCCCTCCatgtgggtcagaaccag GTGTTGAGGTTTACTGCTGATCAACTGAGAGCCAGGCTGGGGTTCTGCCAGCTGGATGCAGTGAACTATAGTGCAACCAGTGAAAACCCGGAGAATTTTGAAGACGCTAAAGCGGCAGTGAGGAGGCTGTGGCCGGGCTGGAGCGGCCCTCTGCAGGTGGAGCGCTCCCTGAAGCAGAGCTTAACAG TTTCAGACATAaagctggttctggttgggGGGGCTGGAGTTGGGAAGAGCTCCAGTGGGAACACCATCCTGGGAAGAAACGTCTTCGGGACCAGGAGGGCCGCAGCCAGTCCGCCTTCAG GTAGAAGCAGCTGCTGTCTGCAGAGAGGCAACGTCTTCAGCAGGGAGGTGACCGTCATCGACACTCCAGCTCTCCCAGAAACATCCGACCCTGAGATGAGGACGGAGATCTTCAGGTGCATCAACCGGTCGCCGCCGGCGCCCCACGCCATCCTGCTGGTCGTCAGACTGGGGTTCCTCACTACGCATGTAGAGGAAACAGTGAAGCAGCTGGAAAagatgtttggagaaaatgtcTGGAGACGCACCATGATCCTGTTCACCTACCAGAACCAGGCAGAACCAGACATCCAGAGGCATCTGGAGCAGTACAGAGCTGATATGTTTAATGGAGTTGAGACACATCAGGTCCTGAACAACAAACCCGACCACACGGATCCCCAGCAGGTCTGGGATCTGCTGCACAAGGTCACCCAGCTGCTCAGTGACCTCAAGTAG
- the LOC102224016 gene encoding post-GPI attachment to proteins factor 2-like, which yields MLQGLLSNLDRDRPLIRVQFTSFAVATVLLPLSGLLACLVTSLIYHYEESTYTHCQVSNYLPSISSAISREPEIYIWRSCVGLHSAPRYLVTVAYFNFYRGRFATRLPELLLSGLALVSSLAENTGLLLLTYVASTESYKIHKYSFVVFIGCSLLHMLITCRLWYVIKRHYVNPEEKTSFLWKARIFLFNISCCAAAAYFFRRHNKYCETGVYTLFAAFEYLVVFSNMAFHMTAFWDFGSAQVMVATLPEDKRY from the exons ATGCTCCAGGGCTTGTTGAGTAACCTGGaccgggaccggcctctgatcCGGGTCCAGTTCACCAGCTTCGCCGTGGCAACGGTTCTGCTCCCTCTGTCGGGCCTGCTGGCCTGCCTGGTCACCTCGCTGATATACCACTACGAGGAATCCACCTACACACACTGCCAG GTGTCCAACTACCTGCCATCCATCAGCTCGGCCATCAGCCGCGAACCGGAGATTTACATCTGGCGCAGCTGCGTGGGTCTGCACTCGGCGCCGCGCTACCTGGTGACCGTGGCCTACTTCAACTTCTACCGCGGCCGCTTCGCCACCAGACTGCCGGAGCTGCTGCTGAGCGGCCTGGCGCTGGTCAGCAGCCTGGCCGAGAACACGGGTCTGCTGCTGCTCACCTACGTGGCCTCCACCGAATCCTACA AGATTCATAAATACTCTTTCGTCGTGTTCATCGGCTGCTCCCTGCTGCACATGCTCATCACCTGCAGGCTGTGGTACGTCATCAAGAGGCACTACGTCAATCCTGAG GAGAAAACATCCTTCCTGTGGAAAGCCCGCATCTTCCTGTTCAACATCAGCTGCTGCGCCGCCGCTGCATACTTCTTCAGACGCCACAACAAGTACTGTGAGACGGGAG TCTACACTCTGTTCGCCGCCTTCGAGTACCTGGTGGTGTTCTCCAACATGGCCTTCCACATGACGGCCTTCTGGGACTTCGGGAGCGCTCAGGTGATGGTCGCCACGCTGCCGGAGGACAAGCGGTACTGA